From Sparus aurata chromosome 9, fSpaAur1.1, whole genome shotgun sequence, a single genomic window includes:
- the LOC115587931 gene encoding sterile alpha motif domain-containing protein 9-like, producing the protein MADHGRTVQSLDEDPSTGIMHWLKHLIIKIVAIRNSLGPAKLISQVRGKSMKEGPVSSRKQPGRPCKPYPFGKYHPTNRYIENYYLDIIASDASDFIEPCHEYKAFIDTPDKKKPNTFIHEVIRFAAACMNSRTNGTIYFGIGDETDNYGQVLGVVVEDREAYGKDLKSAIDRCFEYKHKHNAQICIKTPRFVGVLNKNMTSSDKCVIEVDIVPYSAICGENIFHTFDVDIKKAEREKEGPVNPKRKPQKQLFVRDGGSSSDLFAEKKEYNQFVQPDHIKKLTQLRKQSEEKQFKVIKSSTQGLRLSQEEDPSPGIMDWFQHPKIKTVEILNYLRPAKLNIQARGISTKEEPVSSRKQPVRPCKPYPFGKYQSTNRYIENNILDIIESGALDFIEPCHEYKAFIFTPDDKKIYKFIYEVIRFAAACINSRTNGTIHFGIGDKPHGEVLGVVVEDREAYGTELKYAIDRCFHYEHKQIAQNCIKPPRFVSVLNTNDTTSDKCVIEVDIVPDSTICGENIFHTYNMNTKELEREREGTINPEIEPQFFVRDGGSSRDLLALTKGAKPKMEYCQFVDRIPQLTQLRKQSEEKHLKVIKGNTQGWELSKMITGGSLSLDKSHFERYVIVTNKSHPDQFKSLEFLGELNPTAVLDFDPESAKHGLQHYFKQQSRLSVHLPANYKITEGVEDIANKLELTCNTSWVFCNGGIEDEVPSETDEWLMDKGASIRDVISFLCRKDVLPNKRFLVIFLLLSTVSDEMDPLVETFSTFFQELKGTEQILCVCDKENAFISWRDLIDARCGIDISSRCIYELSLGEVNGTILSLFSKHRLSKNFLTCGASVEQKPEHLAA; encoded by the exons ATGGCGGATCATGGTAGAACAGTTCAG AGTCTGGACGAGGATCCATCAACTGGCATCATGCATTGGTTGAAACACCTAATAATAAAGATTGTGGCTATAAGGAATTCCCTTGGACCAGCCAAACTCATCAGTCAGGTGAGAGGGAAATCAATGAAAGAGGGACCAGTAAGTTCCAGAAAACAGCCTGGAAGACCATGCAAGCCTTATCCATTTGGTAAATATCACCCTACAAATAGATATATCGAGAACTATTATTTAGATATCATAGCATCTGATGCCTCAGACTTCATTGAACCCTGCCATGAATATAAGGCTTTCATCGATAcaccagataaaaaaaaaccaaacacattCATTCATGAGGTAATTCGCTTTGCAGCTGCCTGCATGAACAGCCGTACCAATGGCACCATATATTTTGGAATTGGGGACGAGACAGACAATTATGGTCAGGTGTTGGGGGTGGTTGTTGAGGACAGAGAGGCTTATGGTAAAGACCTAAAATCTGCCATTGATCGTTGTTTTGAATATAAACACAAGCATAATGCTCAAATTTGCATCAAAACTCCTCGATTTGTCGGTGTTCTCAATAAGAATATGACATCATCTGACAAATGTGTGATAGAAGTGGACATAGTTCCTTACTCAGCAATCTGTGGAGAAAATATCTTCCACACTTTTGATGTGGACATAAAAAAGGCCGAGCGAGAAAAAGAAGGACCAGTCAACCCTAAAAGAAAACCACAGAAACAATTATTTGTCCGAGatggaggcagcagcagtgatttattcgcagaaaaaaaggaatacaaCCAGTTTGTACAACCAGATCATATAAAAAAGTTAACCCAACTTCGTAAACAATCTGAAGAGAAGCAATTCAAGGTGATAAAAAGCAGTACTCAAGGCTTAAGATTAAGTCAGGAGGAGGATCCATCACCTGGCATCATGGATTGGTTCCAACACCCAAAAATAAAGACTGTGGAAATACTGAATTACCTTAGGCCAGCAAAACTCAACATTCAGGCAAGAGGGATATCAACGAAAGAAGAACCAGTAAGTTCCAGAAAACAGCCTGTAAGACCATGCAAGCCTTATCCATTTGGAAAATATCAATCTACAAATAGATACATCGAGAACAATATTCTTGATATCATAGAATCTGGTGCCTTAGACTTCATTGAACCCTGCCATGAATACAAAGCTTTCATCTTTACACCAGAtgataaaaaaatctataaatttATTTATGAGGTAATCCGCTTTGCAGCTGCCTGCATAAACAGCCGTACCAACGGCACCATACATTTTGGAATTGGGGACAAGCCCCATGGTGAAGTGTTGGGTGTGGTTGTTGAGGACAGAGAGGCTTATGGTACAGAACTCAAATATGCCATTGATCGTTGTTTTCACTATGAACACAAGCAGATTGCTCAAAATTGCATCAAACCTCCTCGATTTGTTAGTGTTCTCAATACGAATGATACAACATCTGACAAATGTGTGATAGAAGTGGACATAGTTCCTGACTCAACCATCTGTGGAGAAAATATCTTCCACACTtacaacatgaacacaaaagaactcgagagagaaagagagggtaCAATCAACCCTGAAATAGAGCCACAATTCTTTGTCCGAgatggaggcagcagcagggatCTCCTCGCACTAACCAAAGGTGCCAAACCTAAGATGGAATACTGCCAGTTTGTTGATCGTATACCACAATTAACCCAACTTCGAAAACAATCTGAAGAGAAGCACCTCAAGGTAATAAAAGGCAATACTCAAGGCTGGGAACTAAGTAAGATGATAACTGGTGGTTCCCTCTCATTAGATAAGTCACACTTTGAGCGGTATGTGATTGTAACTAACAAATCACATCCAGATCAGTTTAAATCACTGGAATTTCTTGGCGAACTCAACCCAACAGCTGTTTTAGACTTTGATCCAGAATCAGCTAAACATGGATTACAGCATTACTTTAAACAGCAGAGTAGACTGAGTGTCCATTTACCAGCAAATTATAAAATCACAGAAGGAGTTGAGGACATTGCAAACAAGTTAGAATTAACTTGTAATACCAGCTGGGTATTCTGCAACGGAGGTATTGAGGATGAGGTACCGTCAGAAACAGACGAGTGGTTGATGGACAAGGGAGCCTCCATCCGAGATGTGATTTCATTCTTGTGTCGGAAAGATGTGCTTCCAAACAAGAGATTCCTTGTCATCTTCTTACTTTTGTCAACAGTGAGTGACGAGATGGACCCTCTTGTTGAGACATTCAGTACATTCTTTCAGGAGCTCAAAGGCACAGAGCAaattctgtgtgtatgtgacaaGGAGAATGCATTTATCTCCTGGAGAGACCTAATCGATGCTCGGTGCGGAATCGACATTTCTTCCAGATGCATATATGAGCTCAGTCTTGGTGAAGTAAATGGCACTATTCTTAGTCTATTTTCAAAACATCGTTTATCTAAGAATTTCCTAACCTGTGGTGCATCAGTGGAGCAAAAGCCTGAACACCTCGCTGCGTGA
- the LOC115587930 gene encoding sterile alpha motif domain-containing protein 9-like — protein sequence MDDREKLSITSQDVAQSKPAIMDDQEKLSIGNPDVCKVGANDGMADQGAMKSQEEDLSPDIKDWSKHQVRQWALKLDNVDDSVAETLFKQDINGCSLLLLDATDLRTMGVTFGPAKLIIHARDEVVKLKREEPASCINQPGRPCKPYPFRRYHDPYRYMESSILDITESGASDFIEPCHEYKAFINTTDETKMNKFTYEVIRFAAACMNSRTNGTIHFGIGDKPEFIHGQVLGVVVTDREAFANELKSAINGYFEHKHKQTAQICIKPPRFVGVLNKNMTSSDKCVIEVDIVPDSTICGENIYHTSSMDTKKAKKKAKGKETVKPETKPQKELFVRDGGSSRDLLAPTTGAKPMMEYSQFVDRIAQLTQLRKQSEEKHLNVIKSSTQGSRLSQMITGGSLSLDKSHFERYVIITNKSHPVQLESLGFLVELNPTAVLDFDPESAKHGLQCHFEQQSTVSVHLPAKYKITEGVEDIANKLELTRNTSWVFCNGGIEDEVPSEIDEWLMDKGASIRDVISFLCRKDVLPNKRFLVIFLLLSTVSEKMDPLVETFSTFFQELKGTEQILCVCDNERAFTSWRDLINARFGIDISRRCIYELSFAEVNGTILSLLSENRRSCRFLPCGGGSKVVLEKKVERSLKTLEVLCVNQCEGGNEDNIEIEENFYKGGKVSWWNFYFSEQPGSTPFIKRDKFDFIMNTIIPDLCSLRKACVLMNLMHVPGCGGTTLAMHTLWSLRDKFRCAVLRDCNADFTEVAEQVVKLLMYDHEEQVPRVPVLLMIDDFDDKEKVFDLQQVIDKECAKKDIQSKSAQIILLNCMTSESTEDTEATEDTVFIGNDLSEKEQEQFDRKLVEIEKTHKNAQKTFYGFMIMKKNFSTEYVEGVARKTLKSFDINEKHAQLLAVLVVLNIYCKGASLSVSLCEEFLGLQPKPFCGTIKVKDGFRKFSTLISSCSVEGKVVFTAVKMIHSSIAKHCLQELITTHKVRKADIADLLLTTNELYESTQGKDKLLQDVHHILVKRYHSLEEESDFSPLIQQIAKETPGLEETVLQNASKRFAKDAIISQLLARYYYLKKKGFSEAKVWAKKARDLSKDSSYMADTSAQVIKHELKNAIANGKEEPISPEKLSILLKIAQSAIDAFKETQSLAKQESLQRLKIKTDNNPFNTSGCLGEIQVGVLVIEVMAKTPIFSSDNVRHDIMSQVLSGNVKLQDVERSDRCNKHRPYYIILRQFEDLLYNLKYRMKVNFDFLDNFFVNLGTRFGMKDIRDQVAQNELFRCFRQYAEVFCKTDSADLLRYKTMQTMLKLHQTRQKLEMQKADTYSGILSFLSNGIPPEIMERIARQYDFVFEPRHNLTVKEKINFLYVNVVLSCLKLESPFLLPYQRLMQLLCQVLREPIPLSDSLSLHFIAVVLLWPEQGQNSPACRSLGNYISQMRTSYHAVMKEVYNGKRPVIHFFLGKKWGYERLVPLGEIKKCIRVEQFSSMWENGRIWKEKKVKELLCRVSGRVMDNMILADTCIPDLKVEVAPVFRSELRGHAQGSKVLFFLGFSMRGPVALDIN from the exons ATGGACGATCGGGAAAAATTAAG TATTACTAGTCAAGATGTTGCGCAAAGTAAGCCAGCCATCATGGACGATCAGGAAAAATTGAG CATTGGCAACCCAGATGTGTGCAAAGTGGGAGCCAATGATGGTATGGCAGATCAAGGCGCAATGAAG agTCAGGAGGAGGACCTGTCACCTGACATCAAGGATTGGAGTAAACATCAAGTGAGACAATGGGCTCTGAAGTTGGATAATGTGGATGACAGTGTTGCAGAAACACTGTTTAAGCAGGACATTAATGGGTGCAGTCTTTTGCTTTTAGATGCAACAGACTTAAGAACAATGGGTGTGACCTTTGGCCCAGCCAAACTTATCATTCATGCCAGAGATGAGGTAGTGAAATTAAAGAGAGAGGAACCAGCCAGCTGCATAAATCAGCCTGGAAGACCATGTAAACCGTATCCATTTCGTAGATACCATGATCCATATAGATACATGGAGAGCAGCATTCTTGATATCACAGAATCTGGTGCCTCAGACTTCATTGAACCCTGCCACGAGTACAAAGCTTTCATCAATACAACggatgaaacaaaaatgaacaaGTTCACTTATGAGGTAATCCGCTTTGCAGCTGCCTGCATGAACAGCCGTACCAATGGCACCATACATTTTGGAATTGGGGACAAGCCAGAATTCATCCATGGTCAAGTGTTGGGAGTGGTTGTCACGGACAGAGAGGCTTTTGCTAATGAACTCAAATCTGCCATAAATGGTTATTTTgagcataaacacaaacagactgcTCAAATTTGCATCAAACCTCCTCGATTTGTTGGTGTTCTAAATAAGAATATGACATCATCTGACAAATGTGTGATAGAAGTGGACATAGTTCCTGACTCAACCATCTGTGGAGAAAACATCTACCACACTTCCAGCATGGACACAAAAAAAgccaagaaaaaagcaaaaggtAAAGAAACAGTCAAACCTgaaacaaaaccacagaaagAATTATTTGTCCGAgatggaggcagcagcagggatCTCCTCGCACCAACCACAGGTGCCAAACCTATGATGGAATACAGCCAGTTTGTTGATCGTATAGCACAATTAACTCAACTTCGAAAACAATCTGAAGAGAAGCACCTCAATGTGATAAAAAGCAGTACTCAAGGCTCAAGATTAAGTCAGATGATAACTGGAGGTTCCCTCTCATTAGACAAGTCACACTTTGAGCGGTATGTGATCATAACTAACAAATCACACCCAGTTCAGTTGGAATCACTGGGATTTCTTGTCGAACTCAACCCAACAGCTGTTTTAGACTTTGATCCAGAATCAGCTAAACATGGATTACAGTGTCACTTTGAACAGCAGAGTACAGTAAGTGTCCATTTACCAGCAAAGTATAAAATCACAGAAGGAGTTGAGGACATTGCAAACAAGTTAGAATTAACTCGAAATACCAGCTGGGTATTCTGCAATGGAGGTATTGAGGATGAGGTACCGTCAGAAATAGACGAGTGGTTGATGGACAAGGGAGCCTCCATCCGAGATGTGATTTCGTTCTTGTGTCGGAAAGATGTGCTTCCAAACAAGAGATTTCTTGTCATCTTCTTACTTTTGTCAACAGTGAGTGAGAAGATGGACCCTCTTGTTGAGACATTCAGTACATTCTTTCAGGAGCTCAAAGGCACAGAGCAAATTCTTTGTGTATGTGACAATGAAAGAGCATTTACCTCCTGGAGAGACCTAATCAATGCTCGGTTCGGAATCGACATCTCTCGAAGGTGCATTTATGAGCTCAGTTTTGCTGAAGTCAATGGCACTATTCTCAGCCTTTTGTCAGAGAACCGTAGATCGTGCCGTTTCCTACCCTGCGGTGGAGGAAGCAAAGTCGttcttgaaaaaaaagttgagcGTAGCCTGAAGACCTTAGAAGTCCTGTGCGTGAACCAATGTGAGGGAGGAAACGAGGACAACATTGAAATAGAGGAGAACTTCTACAAAGGAGGAAAAGTATCATGGTGGAATTTCTATTTCTCAGAGCAGCCTGGGTCCACACCATTCATCAAACGAGACaagtttgacttcatcatgAACACAATCATACCTGATTTGTGCTCCCTAAGAAAAGCCTGCGTGTTAATGAACCTCATGCATGTACCTGGATGTGGTGGGACAACTCTGGCCATGCATACTTTATGGTCTCTTCGAGACAAATTCCGTTGTGCTGTCCTCAGAGACTGCAATGCTGATTTCACTGAGGTAGCTGAGCAAGTGGTCAAACTTTTGATGTATGACCATGAGGAGCAAGTACCACGGGTCCCCGTTTTGCTGATGATAGATGACTTTGATGATAAGGAAAAAGTTTTTGACTTGCAACAGGTCATTGACAAAGAATGTGCAAAGAAAGACATTCAGTCCAAGTCTGCACAAATAATCCTCCTGAACTGCATGACATCAGAGTCCACTGAAGACACTGAGGCAACTGAAGACACAGTATTCATTGGAAACGATCTCTCTGAGAAGGAGCAGGAACAGTTTGATAGAAAACTTGTGGAaatagagaaaacacacaagaacGCTCAAAAAACATTCTATGGATTTATGATCATGAAGAAGAACTTTAGCACTGAGTATGTTGAGGGTGTGGCCCGCAAGACCCTCAAGAGCTTTGACATCAATGAGAAACATGCACAACTCTTGGCAGTTTTAGTTGTGTTGAACATATACTGCAAGGgtgcctccctctctgtctcgctATGTGAGGAGTTTCTTGGTCTTCAACCAAAACCATTTTGTGGAACCATCAAAGTCAAAGACGGATTCAGGAAATTTTCCACTTTAATTTCCAGCTGCTCAGTGGAGGGCAAGGTAGTTTTCACAGCTGTGAAAATGATCCATTCAAGTATTGCAAAGCACTGTTTGCAGGAACTTATAACAACACACAAGGTACGCAAAGCTGACATTGCCGACCTTTTGTTGACCACAAACGAGCTTTATGAAAGCACACAAGGAAAAGACAAACTCCTGCAAGATGTTCACCACATTTTGGTAAAGAGATACCATTCATTAGAGGAGGAATCTGACTTTTCTCCATTAATTCAACAGATTGCAAAGGAAACCCCAGGACTTGAAGAGACGGTGCTACAAAATGCATCAAAAAGATTTGCAAAAGATGCCATTATCTCTCAGTTGTTAGCCAGGTATTATTACCTAAAAAAGAAGGGCTTCTCAGAGGCAAAAGTTTGGGCAAAGAAAGCAAGAGATCTTTCCAAGGACAGCTCATATATGGCAGACACATCAGCACAGGTCATCAAGCATGAGCTTAAGAATGCCATTGCAAATGGCAAAGAAGAGCCCATCAGTCCTGAAAAATTGAGCATCCTTCTCAAAATAGCTCAGTCAGCAATAGATGCATTCAAGGAAACACAGAGCCTCGCAAAGCAGGAATCACTTCAGCGATTGAAAATCAAGACAGACAACAACCCTTTCAACACATCAGGGTGCCTGGGAGAGATTCAGGTTGGAGTACTTGTCATTGAGGTTATGGCAAAGACCCCAATATTTTCTTCTGACAATGTCCGCCATGACATTATGAGTCAAGTTCTCTCTGGGAATGTTAAACTTCAGGATGTAGAGAGATCTGATCGGTGCAACAAACACAGACCCTATTACATCATTCTCAGACAGTTTGAGGATTTACTTTACAACCTCAAATACAGGATGAAGGTTAACTTTGACTTCCTTGACAATTTCTTTGTTAATTTGGGAACCAGATTTGGAATGAAAGACATTCGTGATCAAGTAGCCCAAAATGAGCTTTTCAGATGTTTTAGACAGTATGCAGAGGTTTTCTGCAAGACAGATTCTGCAGATCTTTTGAGGTACAAAACCATGCAGACAATGCTGAAACTacaccaaacaagacaaaagTTGGAGATGCAAAAAGCCGATACCTATTCTGGGATTCTGAGCTTTCTCTCAAATGGTATTCCACCTGAAATAATGGAGAGGATTGCCAGACagtatgattttgtttttgaacCTCGTCATAACCTGACTGTGAAGGAGAAAATCAACTTCCTGTATGTCAATGTTGTTTTGAGTTGTCTGAAACTGGAATCACCCTTTCTTCTGCCATACCAGAGACTAATGCAACTCCTCTGCCAAGTTCTGCGGGAGCCAATCCCATTAAGTGATAGTTTGTCTCTGCACTTCATTGCAGTTGTGCTGTTGTGGCCAGAGCAGGGCCAGAATAGTCCAGCATGTAGAAGTCTGGGGAACTACATCTCACAGATGAGGACGTCTTATCATGCAGTGATGAAGGAAGTGTACAATGGCAAGAGGCCCGTAATCCATTTCTTCCTGGGGAAGAAGTGGGGCTATGAACGACTGGTACCCCTTGGAGAAATCAAAAAGTGCATCAGGGTTGAGCAGTTTTCCTCCATGTGGGAAAATGGCAGAATCTGGAAAGAGAAGAAGGTGAAGGAGCTCCTTTGCAGGGTCAGTGGCAGGGTAATGGACAACATGATACTGGCAGATACTTGTATCCCAGATCTGAAGGTCGAAGTCGCTCCAGTGTTTCGAAGTGAGCTTCGTGGTCATGCCCAGGGGTCAAAGGTGTTATTCTTTCTAGGTTTCTCAATGAGAGGCCCTGTTGCTCTTGACATTAACTAA